A window of Amycolatopsis australiensis contains these coding sequences:
- a CDS encoding AAA family ATPase — MKIAFVGKGGSGKTTLSSLFVAYLADAGLPVLAIDADINQHLAVALGATEEEALAWPTLGDNMALIKDYLRGDNPRIPDAASMIKTTPPGRGSRLVRPFEDNPVFSACFRQLGGVRLGVTGQFDEDDLGVKCYHSKVGAAELLLNHMVDVEGEYVVMDMTAGADAFASGLFTRFDVTFLVCEPTVRSVGVYRQYADYARDFGVRLVVVGNKVTDAEDVEFLQEQVGEALLGWLSASRHVRAAERGTARPITELEPRNRETLAAMRATVDAEQRDWARYQRQAVEFHLRNARAWAGADLASQVDPEFVLGPRLPV; from the coding sequence GTGAAGATCGCGTTCGTCGGCAAGGGTGGTAGCGGCAAGACCACGCTGTCATCGCTGTTCGTCGCCTACCTCGCCGACGCCGGCCTGCCGGTGCTCGCCATCGACGCCGACATCAACCAGCACCTCGCGGTGGCGCTCGGCGCGACCGAGGAGGAAGCGCTCGCGTGGCCGACGCTGGGCGACAACATGGCGCTGATCAAGGACTACCTGCGCGGCGACAACCCGCGGATCCCCGACGCGGCGTCGATGATCAAGACGACGCCGCCGGGCCGCGGGTCACGGCTGGTCCGGCCGTTCGAGGACAACCCGGTGTTTTCCGCCTGCTTCCGGCAGCTGGGCGGCGTCCGGCTGGGCGTCACCGGGCAGTTCGACGAGGACGACCTCGGCGTCAAGTGCTACCACTCGAAAGTGGGGGCGGCTGAGCTGCTGCTGAACCACATGGTGGACGTCGAGGGCGAGTACGTCGTCATGGACATGACGGCGGGTGCCGACGCGTTCGCTTCGGGGCTGTTCACGCGGTTCGACGTGACGTTCCTGGTGTGCGAGCCGACGGTCCGGAGCGTGGGCGTGTACCGGCAGTACGCGGACTACGCGCGTGACTTCGGCGTGCGGCTCGTGGTGGTGGGCAACAAGGTGACCGACGCGGAGGACGTCGAGTTCCTGCAGGAGCAGGTCGGCGAAGCGCTGCTGGGCTGGCTGTCGGCGTCCAGGCACGTCCGCGCGGCGGAGCGCGGCACGGCCCGCCCGATCACGGAGCTGGAGCCGCGCAACCGGGAGACGCTGGCGGCGATGCGGGCGACGGTCGACGCCGAGCAGCGCGACTGGGCGCGCTACCAGCGTCAAGCCGTCGAGTTCCACTTGCGCAACGCACGGGCGTGGGCCGGAGCCGACCTGGCGTCCCAGGTCGACCCGGAGTTCGTCCTGGGCCCGCGGCTGCCGGTCTAG
- a CDS encoding ATP-binding protein: MFGRGGSRGKRGRDAHAGAWQPPEQVRAPRPGSTGGKARRLTGEQAIPAYTPSIAVRSIDGHLVRTGYEVYAWYRLAPQRWSFRSDSQRRDLIAAIAGQYAELQGRWLHLRVTNRPYPIRMWAEAHVYNAHGRPDDVPGALSFDDYLIGEQQQLMGRSMAEKEVYLGVQVQTRRMVDRAVERAAPVLRKILPEAVDAELTALDSEVEHLDQVIGSAGLEGRPVHAEEMSWLMHRSCSLGLPAPRNMPAVPGAAWEPEDLASFTDAADFYAEPYAPTVTVRGRTGSNAGVSRHLAILTVGQMHGLQIPEVDDPWIQHADRLPAAVEVSARIYVRRPEEVAGELQRQMNKVRSQVKHYTDEHELEPPQSLSRQAGRVLEIDDEMTSGFTALATRVRSWWRLAVSGPTERDALRLAQQLLDLYKPKIAIEHPEAQYAMAREFIPGEPLASAAYMRRGSVVWAAAAVPTATAEVGDRRGILLGETCTATRRPVAWDPWMAQEIRDGSGLTAMVAGLGGGKSFLGGGIVYKTLRAGANWTILDPSGPLSRLCDLPELRPYARPINLLNAQPGILNPYRVVAEPLIEHFMDEDDPERSWRREKALAGATRRRLVLDVLTGVLPYEVSRMAQTRIVLLRAVRAVGGRFDADPGQVIDALRRDSSEHHEHAGVVADFLDEMRERMALLIPETDADPYSETRDDRLTVLTMAGLTLPKDGVPREYWTDAESLGVEMLNLAAWLTQRSVYEKPKEMRKGVWIDEAFFLSEVPTGRVLMNRFARDSRKWNVRVLLSSQIPADFLKIQGFVALLDSVFVGRLDDDDAQADALRLLKVPVGVGYEQVVAALGRRPGSQRDLQRDVEPRQFIFGDGAGGVERIRVDFSGPHLDHLRAVMDTTPGSKDAAPSRRPGNELALPAEEKKPYVPVPPEDDIELEQDFELAAELEVGLADENLLGAPDPLASETGEVEGGVQPSPNGNGHGQQPARTGGKGGTGRDAA, from the coding sequence TTGTTCGGTCGCGGCGGTAGCCGAGGAAAACGGGGTCGGGACGCGCACGCGGGCGCGTGGCAGCCACCCGAGCAGGTCCGCGCGCCGCGGCCCGGCTCGACCGGCGGCAAGGCCCGGCGCCTGACCGGTGAGCAGGCGATACCCGCGTATACCCCGTCGATCGCGGTGCGAAGCATCGACGGGCACCTGGTCCGCACGGGCTACGAGGTCTACGCCTGGTACCGGCTGGCGCCGCAGCGCTGGTCGTTCCGCTCGGACTCCCAGCGGCGCGACCTCATCGCGGCCATCGCCGGCCAGTACGCCGAGCTGCAGGGCCGCTGGCTGCACCTGCGCGTGACGAACCGGCCGTACCCGATCCGGATGTGGGCCGAGGCGCACGTCTACAACGCCCACGGCCGCCCGGACGACGTCCCGGGCGCGCTGTCGTTCGACGACTACCTGATCGGCGAGCAGCAGCAGCTGATGGGCCGCTCGATGGCGGAAAAAGAGGTCTACCTGGGCGTCCAGGTGCAGACGCGGCGCATGGTCGACCGCGCGGTCGAACGGGCCGCGCCGGTGCTGCGCAAGATCCTGCCCGAGGCCGTCGACGCCGAGCTGACCGCGCTGGACTCCGAGGTCGAGCACCTCGACCAGGTCATCGGCAGCGCCGGGCTGGAAGGCCGTCCGGTGCACGCCGAGGAGATGTCCTGGCTGATGCACCGCTCGTGCTCGCTGGGCCTGCCCGCGCCGCGGAACATGCCCGCGGTGCCGGGCGCGGCCTGGGAGCCGGAGGACCTGGCCAGCTTCACCGACGCCGCCGACTTCTACGCCGAGCCGTACGCGCCGACGGTCACCGTCCGCGGCCGCACCGGCTCCAACGCCGGCGTCTCGCGGCACCTGGCGATCCTGACCGTCGGGCAGATGCACGGGCTGCAGATCCCCGAGGTCGACGACCCGTGGATCCAGCACGCCGATCGGCTGCCCGCCGCGGTCGAGGTGTCCGCGCGCATCTACGTCCGGCGCCCCGAAGAGGTGGCCGGCGAGCTGCAGCGGCAGATGAACAAGGTCCGCTCGCAGGTCAAGCACTACACCGACGAGCACGAGCTGGAGCCGCCGCAATCGCTGTCCCGGCAGGCCGGGCGCGTGCTGGAGATCGACGACGAGATGACGTCGGGCTTCACCGCGCTCGCCACCCGCGTGCGCTCGTGGTGGCGGCTGGCGGTGTCCGGTCCGACCGAGCGCGACGCGCTGCGCCTGGCCCAGCAGCTGCTCGACCTGTACAAGCCGAAGATCGCCATCGAGCACCCCGAAGCGCAATACGCGATGGCGCGGGAGTTCATCCCGGGCGAGCCGCTGGCGTCGGCGGCCTACATGCGCCGCGGCTCGGTGGTCTGGGCGGCGGCGGCGGTCCCGACGGCGACCGCGGAGGTCGGCGACCGCCGCGGCATCCTGCTCGGCGAGACGTGCACGGCGACGCGGCGCCCGGTGGCGTGGGACCCGTGGATGGCCCAGGAGATCCGCGACGGCTCCGGCCTGACCGCGATGGTGGCGGGTCTGGGTGGTGGTAAGTCGTTCCTCGGCGGTGGCATCGTCTACAAGACGCTGCGCGCGGGGGCGAACTGGACGATCCTCGACCCGTCCGGCCCGCTGTCGCGGCTGTGCGACCTGCCGGAGCTGCGGCCGTACGCCCGCCCGATCAACCTGCTCAACGCCCAGCCGGGGATCCTCAACCCGTACCGGGTGGTCGCCGAGCCGCTGATCGAGCACTTCATGGACGAGGACGACCCGGAGCGTTCGTGGCGCCGCGAGAAAGCCCTGGCGGGTGCCACGCGGCGTCGTCTGGTGCTGGACGTGCTCACCGGTGTCCTGCCGTACGAGGTCTCGCGGATGGCGCAGACGCGGATCGTGCTGCTGCGCGCGGTCCGCGCGGTCGGCGGCCGGTTCGATGCGGATCCCGGCCAGGTAATCGATGCCTTGCGCCGGGATTCGTCGGAGCACCACGAGCACGCGGGCGTCGTCGCGGACTTCCTCGACGAGATGCGCGAGCGGATGGCGCTGCTGATCCCGGAGACGGACGCGGACCCGTACTCGGAGACCCGCGACGACCGGCTGACGGTCTTGACGATGGCGGGCCTGACGCTGCCGAAGGACGGCGTCCCGCGCGAGTACTGGACGGACGCGGAGAGCCTCGGCGTCGAGATGCTGAACCTGGCGGCGTGGCTGACCCAGCGGTCGGTGTACGAGAAGCCGAAGGAGATGCGCAAGGGCGTCTGGATCGACGAGGCGTTCTTCCTGTCGGAGGTCCCGACCGGGCGCGTGCTGATGAACCGCTTCGCGCGTGACTCGCGGAAGTGGAACGTCCGCGTGCTGCTGTCGTCCCAGATCCCGGCGGACTTCCTGAAGATCCAGGGTTTCGTGGCCCTGCTGGACTCGGTGTTCGTCGGCCGCCTCGACGACGACGACGCCCAGGCGGACGCGCTGCGGCTGCTGAAGGTGCCGGTCGGTGTCGGGTACGAGCAGGTGGTGGCGGCGTTGGGGCGTCGCCCGGGCAGCCAGCGCGACCTCCAGCGGGACGTGGAGCCGCGCCAGTTCATCTTCGGCGACGGCGCGGGCGGCGTGGAGCGCATCCGCGTCGACTTCTCCGGGCCGCACCTGGACCACCTCCGGGCGGTCATGGACACGACCCCGGGCTCGAAGGACGCGGCGCCGTCCCGGCGTCCGGGCAACGAGCTGGCGCTCCCGGCGGAGGAGAAGAAGCCGTACGTCCCGGTCCCACCGGAGGACGACATCGAGCTGGAGCAGGACTTCGAACTGGCGGCGGAGCTGGAGGTCGGCCTGGCGGACGAGAACCTGCTGGGTGCCCCGGACCCCCTGGCGTCGGAGACCGGCGAAGTGGAGGGCGGCGTCCAGCCGTCCCCGAACGGCAACGGGCACGGGCAGCAGCCGGCCCGCACGGGCGGAAAGGGCGGCACCGGCCGGGACGCCGCATGA
- a CDS encoding C40 family peptidase: MWLGLVVFVAIGALVVTAVAAKVVIDNQQAQARGVSLMSCDASVGPTQPGEGERGTVDASKLDDEQRGIVALIVSIGKQRSLAPRAWQVAIQAGMTESGLHNLTYGDRDSLGIFQMRPSMGWGSEAQVTDPTYEVNKFYDVLLAVPDWENKRPGDAAQAVERSGFPDRYHKWEPMAATLVENVGQVVDVVACGTGLGRLLPPSQAAGKAISFALGEQGKPYVWGATGPDSYDCSGLMLRAYEAAGIILPRVSRDQYHAGALLPVREAQPGDLIFLATDPADPNSIHHVMMYLGDGKVVEAQQTGVPVHTRAFSFDEAEVVPQAVRPGV, translated from the coding sequence TTGTGGCTGGGGCTGGTCGTGTTCGTCGCGATCGGCGCGCTGGTCGTGACCGCGGTCGCCGCCAAGGTCGTCATCGACAACCAGCAGGCGCAGGCCCGCGGCGTGTCGCTGATGAGCTGCGACGCCTCGGTCGGGCCCACCCAGCCGGGCGAGGGCGAGCGCGGCACGGTCGACGCGTCGAAGCTGGACGACGAGCAGCGCGGGATCGTCGCGCTGATCGTCTCGATCGGCAAGCAGCGGTCGCTGGCACCCCGCGCGTGGCAGGTCGCGATCCAGGCCGGCATGACCGAGTCGGGGCTGCACAACCTGACCTACGGCGACCGCGACTCCCTCGGCATCTTCCAGATGCGCCCGTCGATGGGCTGGGGGTCGGAGGCGCAGGTCACCGACCCGACGTACGAGGTCAACAAGTTCTACGACGTGCTGCTGGCGGTGCCGGACTGGGAGAACAAGCGTCCCGGCGACGCGGCGCAGGCCGTCGAGCGCTCGGGCTTCCCGGACCGTTACCACAAGTGGGAGCCGATGGCGGCGACGCTGGTGGAGAACGTCGGGCAGGTCGTCGACGTCGTCGCCTGCGGCACCGGGCTCGGCCGGCTGCTGCCGCCGAGCCAGGCGGCGGGGAAGGCGATCAGCTTCGCGCTGGGCGAACAGGGCAAGCCGTACGTGTGGGGCGCCACGGGGCCGGACTCGTACGACTGTTCCGGCCTGATGCTCCGGGCGTACGAGGCGGCCGGGATCATCCTGCCGCGCGTGTCCCGTGACCAGTACCACGCGGGCGCGTTGCTGCCGGTCCGCGAGGCCCAGCCCGGTGACCTGATCTTCCTGGCCACGGACCCGGCGGACCCGAACAGCATCCACCACGTGATGATGTACCTGGGCGACGGCAAGGTCGTCGAGGCCCAGCAGACCGGCGTGCCGGTGCACACGCGGGCGTTCTCGTTCGACGAGGCCGAAGTGGTGCCGCAGGCGGTCCGTCCCGGCGTTTAG
- a CDS encoding helical backbone metal receptor: MTSLVDDLGEPVPLRGPASRVVSLVPSLTEAVEVSAPGRLAGATDYCTHPSTLDVPRVGGSKYPKLDRVLDLAPDLVLANAEENRADDVERLRANGIPVWVMAAAASVPAALGSLRRILTQAYELAEPDWLVTAEEIWREVRPVRFHAVVPVWRKPWIVLGRDTFAGDVLRRVGVANVYAASEERYPRPDVEELRAHLAADADLLVLPDEPYLFTEQDGPDHFPDARYVLVSGRHLTWYGPSLVEAHAALTEILPGS; this comes from the coding sequence ATGACGTCCCTGGTCGACGATCTCGGCGAGCCGGTTCCGCTGCGCGGCCCGGCTTCCCGGGTCGTGTCGCTGGTGCCGTCGCTGACGGAGGCGGTCGAGGTCAGCGCGCCCGGCCGGCTCGCCGGCGCGACGGACTACTGCACGCACCCGTCCACTTTGGACGTCCCGCGGGTGGGTGGCTCGAAGTACCCGAAGCTCGACCGGGTACTGGACCTGGCGCCCGACCTCGTGCTGGCGAACGCGGAGGAGAACCGCGCCGACGACGTGGAACGCTTGCGCGCCAACGGGATTCCCGTGTGGGTGATGGCCGCGGCGGCCTCGGTCCCGGCGGCGCTGGGCTCGCTGCGCCGGATCCTGACGCAGGCGTACGAGCTGGCGGAGCCGGACTGGCTGGTGACGGCGGAGGAGATCTGGCGCGAGGTCCGGCCGGTGCGGTTCCACGCGGTGGTCCCGGTGTGGCGCAAGCCCTGGATCGTCCTGGGCCGCGACACGTTCGCGGGCGACGTCCTGCGCCGCGTCGGGGTGGCGAACGTGTACGCGGCTTCGGAGGAGCGGTACCCGCGACCGGACGTGGAGGAACTGCGCGCGCACCTGGCGGCGGACGCGGATCTGCTGGTGCTGCCGGACGAGCCGTACCTGTTCACGGAGCAGGACGGCCCGGACCACTTCCCGGACGCGCGGTACGTCCTGGTCTCCGGCCGCCACCTCACCTGGTACGGCCCTTCGCTGGTCGAGGCACACGCCGCGTTGACGGAGATCCTGCCAGGATCGTGA
- a CDS encoding RNB domain-containing ribonuclease, with amino-acid sequence MIRTHSAGGDFGPLRAEFSLPESFGPEVLAEAEAAVLDPSTEPREDATDLPLVTIDPPGAKDLDQAMVVEKTARGFRVHYAIADLAAFVPPGGALDREARLRGQTLYLPDGNVPLHPPVLSEGAASLLPGEVRPAVLWTIETDEAGEPTATRVRRALVRSTEQFDYETVQAALDAGRPHPSVAALPELGRRRRELAVRRGAVELQLPEQEITGDPDGGWVLARRPRTAVDAWNAEISLLTGMAAARIMLDARVGVLRTLPDPEPEAVDWLRRSADALGIPWAPETTVSEFLSRLDPGQPASMALYADTTRLLRGAGYTAFDGELPPLTTHAGIGGAYAHVTAPIRRLVDRFATEICLAVSAGREVPEWVRAALADVPDRMTASDTLAAKVERACIDQVEAWVLAEHIGGEFSAVVLRADENKAEILVEDPTVMAKCAGEKLTAGERIAVRLTAVDVEKRKVSFERA; translated from the coding sequence GTGATCAGGACACACTCGGCGGGCGGGGACTTCGGCCCCCTGCGCGCCGAGTTCTCGCTGCCGGAGTCGTTCGGGCCCGAGGTGCTGGCCGAGGCGGAAGCGGCGGTGCTCGATCCCTCGACCGAGCCGCGCGAGGACGCCACGGACCTGCCGCTGGTCACCATCGACCCGCCCGGCGCGAAGGACCTCGACCAGGCGATGGTCGTCGAGAAGACCGCGCGGGGCTTCCGGGTGCACTACGCGATCGCCGACCTGGCCGCGTTCGTCCCGCCCGGCGGCGCGCTCGACCGCGAGGCGCGCCTGCGCGGGCAGACGCTCTACCTGCCCGACGGGAACGTCCCGCTGCACCCGCCGGTGCTGTCCGAGGGCGCGGCGAGCCTGCTGCCCGGCGAGGTCCGGCCCGCGGTGCTCTGGACGATCGAGACCGACGAAGCGGGCGAGCCGACGGCGACGCGCGTCCGCCGCGCGCTCGTCCGGTCGACCGAACAGTTCGACTACGAAACCGTGCAGGCCGCCCTCGACGCGGGGCGTCCGCACCCGTCGGTGGCCGCGTTGCCCGAGCTGGGACGGCGGCGGCGCGAGCTGGCCGTCCGGCGCGGCGCCGTCGAGCTGCAGCTGCCGGAGCAGGAGATCACCGGCGACCCGGACGGCGGCTGGGTGCTCGCCCGGCGCCCGCGCACCGCCGTCGACGCGTGGAACGCCGAGATCTCGCTGCTCACCGGCATGGCGGCGGCGCGGATCATGCTCGACGCCCGAGTCGGCGTGCTGCGCACGCTGCCCGATCCGGAGCCGGAGGCCGTCGACTGGCTGCGCCGCTCGGCCGACGCGCTGGGCATCCCGTGGGCGCCGGAGACGACCGTTTCGGAGTTCCTGTCGCGATTGGACCCCGGCCAGCCGGCGTCGATGGCGCTCTACGCCGACACGACGCGGCTGCTGCGCGGCGCGGGCTACACGGCGTTCGACGGCGAACTGCCGCCGCTGACCACGCACGCGGGTATCGGCGGTGCGTATGCGCACGTCACGGCGCCGATCCGGCGGCTGGTCGACCGGTTCGCGACGGAGATCTGTCTCGCCGTCTCGGCCGGGCGCGAGGTCCCGGAGTGGGTGCGGGCGGCGCTCGCCGACGTCCCGGATCGCATGACGGCGTCCGACACGCTCGCCGCGAAGGTGGAGCGGGCGTGCATCGACCAGGTCGAGGCGTGGGTGCTGGCCGAGCACATCGGCGGCGAGTTCAGCGCGGTCGTGCTGCGCGCGGACGAGAACAAAGCGGAGATCCTGGTCGAGGACCCGACCGTGATGGCGAAGTGCGCGGGGGAGAAGCTGACCGCGGGCGAGCGGATCGCGGTACGGCTGACCGCGGTGGACGTCGAGAAGCGGAAGGTGTCGTTCGAACGCGCATGA